One Rhizoctonia solani chromosome 3, complete sequence genomic region harbors:
- a CDS encoding Fungal specific transcription factor domain, which produces MAPSSLRSRTGCLTCKNRRKKCDEGRPRCERCVRGGFECLGYEHHGKRALAGAPAPDQTQSSTPGSSSVSPGPSIPPQTSSSSMDIGDTFPSPLDVDLSTPGAGPSTSAVPPPMINIQSGFSGLGSSNGGLQSPSGTGLSGLQSFLDSLGPPPASDVPLDGLMNPSTLDGTDMFNGFGSLLGMGMPTLPTFGQQTVPYAHIETTDADPGLGTSTVASDAAFNELGAELIASHQTVARPHEGLLLADDEEDDIDPEGLLAEVERSMRSMKLGSGEHLTELYDFYLMFFSRLVFEPIRIYQNLASVLLERFQTSEVMRHSMLAIAYLYRSLYDRAATPTVLQSHAEKLHEVARNQLQSDIQNPRMSPSTKLSGIIEVLFFEYSYGGCNSYYRLLEQAKPYVQSLVGGNVIDFMSLRGKETFDIRIFSWCDILSAMALSRPTLFMYETNIDHMLTVDPDNPIIIPLDDDVGLEWMVGCPNVMIVLMARISALRDSGISQQEKIARAEEIERLIRAWQARPSPTTNSFLKVVRMSAQEIWRHAMVLFLYHAIHKVGPLHRVIKDAVRQIISLAQTIPAGRNPDIFLPVPYFLAGAACISRKDRSFLRSRLAGCGKERALLDLVTVLDDIWKEMDETGNSVDWSARAAPAMFQL; this is translated from the exons ATGGCACCCTCTTCTCTAAGATCTCGGACGGGATGCCTGACTTGTAAAAATAG GCGAAAAAAGTGCGATGAAGGGCGACCCCGATGCGAACGATGTGTGCGCGGTGGGTTTGAATGCCTAGGCTACGAACATCACGGAAAGAGAGCCCTGGCTGGAGCACCAGCACCTGACCAAACCCAGTCGTCAACTCCAGGATCGTCATCCGTCAGCCCTGGCCCATCGATACCTCCCCAGACGTCAAGTTCTAGTATGGATATCGGTGACACGTTCCCTAGTCCGCTGGATGTCGACCTATCTACTCCCGGCGCAGGGCCATCAACCAGCGCTGTCCCACCGCCTATGATCAATATACAATCCGGCTTCTCTGGACTGGGTTCAAGTAACGGTGGCCTGCAAAGCCCTAGTGGCACCGGGCTCAGTGGTTTGCAGAGCTTCCTGGATAGCTTGGGACCACCCCCAGCAAGCGATGTTCCGTTGGATGGCTTGATGAACCCATCGACTCTGGACGGTACCGATATGTTCAATGGTTTCGGGAGTCTACTAGGGATGGGGATGCCTACTTTGCCCACCTTTGGCCAACAAACCGTACCTTACGCTCATATCGAAACCACCGACGCGGACCCTGGACTTGGTACTTCGACTGTAGCTAGTGACGCAGCGTTCAACGAGCTGGGGGCTGAGCTAATTGCTTCACACCAAACGGTTGCCAGGCCACACGAAGGCCTCTTGCTGGCCGacgatgaagaggatgacATAGATCCCGAGGGTCTTCTCGCAGAGGTCGAGCGGTCTATGAGATCCATGAAATTGGGTAGTGGGGAGCACCTCACCGAGTTATACGATTTCT ATCTAATGTTTTTCTCTCGACTGGTGTTCGAACCCATCAGGATATATCAAAATTTGGCCTCAGTCCTACTCGAACGATTCCAAACATCCGAAGTCATGAGACACTCCATGCTTGCTATCGCTTATCTGTATCGCTCCCTCTATGATAGAGCAGCCACACCCACCGTTTTACAGTCTCATGCAGAAAAATTACATGAAGTGGCCAGAAACCAACTTCAATCAGATATACAAAACCCCCGAATGTCTCCCTCAACTAAGCTATCTGGTATCATAGAGGTTCTTTTCTTTGAG TATAGTTACGGTGGTTGTAATTCCTACTATAGGTTGCTAGAACAAGCCAAGCCGTATGTCCAGAGCTTGGTAGGCGGGAACGTCATCGATTTCATGTCTTTACGAGGGAAAGAGACATTCGATATTCGCATATTTTCCTGGTGCGATATCTTGAGCGCGATGGCACTTTCTCGACCTACTCTTTTCATGTACGAGACCAATATCGATCACATGCTTACCGTGGACCCAGACAACCCGATAATCATACCATTGGACGACGATGTTGGACTTGAATGGATGGTTGGGTGCCCTAACGTCATGATCGTGTTAATGGCCAGGATTAGCGCACTACGCGATTCGGGGATATCTCAACAAGAGAAAATTGCCCGCGCCGAAGAGATAGAAAGATTAATTCGTGCATGGCAAGCTCGGCCCAGCCCAACGACCAATTCCTTCCTCAAGGTCGTCCGTATGTCGGCGCAGGAGATTTGGAGACACGCAATGGTTCTCTTCTTGTACCAT GCCATCCACAAAGTTGGTCCATTGCACCGGGTCATCAAAGATGCGGTTCGACAAATCATCAGTTTGGCACAGACGATTCCTGCTGGCCGAAACCCCGATATCTTTTTACCAGTCCCATATTTCTTA GCCGGAGCAGCGTGCATCTCGCGAAAAGACCGGTCGTTCCTTCGAAGTCGTTTAGCAGGCTGTGGCAAAGAACGCGCCTTGCTAGATTTGGTGACGGTCCTCGATGACATCTGGAAAGAAATGGATGAGACTGGAAATTCGGTAGATTGGTCTGCTCGCGCTGCTCCTGCTATGTTTCAACTTTGA
- a CDS encoding deoxycytidylate deaminase (dCMP deaminase) yields the protein MSEQIPREERVRYMRLALEEAAKCEPVPTAFCVGCVITVPTLGDEGTISQKILSTGYSRELAGNTHAEANALAKAHALAGAEELRRSFGQGAEPSTLLRLADVYTTLEPCSVRLSGLAPCADALVAAGIRNCIIGVKEPADFVQCEGTKKLQDTGIGIIWLDDLESECLAMARRGHS from the exons ATGTCAGAACAAATACCGA GAGAGGAACGGGTTCGATACATGCGTCTAGCCCTCGAAGAAGCCGCAAAATGCGAACCTGTTCCTACAGCATTTTGCGTCGGTTGTGTCATCACGGTCCCGACCCTGGGAGACGAGGGTACGATATCGCAAAAAATACTCTCTACCGGCTACTCGCGTGAACTTGCCGGAAATACACACGCTGAGGCTAATGCATTGGCAAAGGCGCATGCACTTGCCGGTGCCGAGGAGTTGCGTCGGTCATTTGGTCAAGGAGCCGAGCCTTCCACTCTTTTACGGCTTGCAGATGTTTACACTACTCTCGAGCCGTGCTCCGTACGGCTGTCGGGGTTGGCGCCGTGCGCTGACGCACTCGTTGCTGCCGGGATCCGGAATTGCATCATCGGCGTAAAAGAGCCTGCAGATTTTGTGCAATGCGAAGGAACAAAAAAGCTGCAGGATACAGGTATTGGTATTATTTGGTTAGACGACTTGGAGTCCGAGTGTCTGGCTATGGCTCGTCGAGGCCATTCTTAA
- a CDS encoding WD40 domain-containing protein: protein MQTTDTSNFFRSEADRSRGDLLFVVERWTAESGSVVRRVNLVTGKSVQVYRGHTGPVTCLAFFNPGNDRTVLLTGAWDRTIKAWDVETGDLLSTTKAHSDFLKTLLIIPQLNLLVSGSSDKHVKLWDLSVLTSPTAHNESLVQIGSTTGHTRPVECLAVDSSVGYRLYSADSMGVIKAWEVESHPAPTSSRRLTHVGDLQAHTMGITDMWVAHGRVWSASTDNTVRVQSLEKEAVSHPLDHATHVRSLIPLHLTSAGLPVLITGSAAGSLHIWDLEWTGDGDDPAVIDGSGAHESGMVDVHSHDVSALALWVRQPATESAIETANEGKELPRVKSVEAWVVSGSLDGTLRRWRLSDLLDGKYNTNTEAAAESQVDTSSSKPPRNLPDEKSKAFTMTEEEERELAELMSDDDS, encoded by the exons ATGCAGACCACTGACACTTCGAATTTTTTCCGGTCCGAGGCCGATCGCAGCAGAGGAG ACTTGCTATTCGTGGTGGAGAGGTGGACCGCGGAAAGTGGCTCCGTTGTCCGCAGAGTAAATCTCGTG ACGGGCAAGTCGGTTCAAGTCTATAGGGGGCatactgggcctgtcacctgCCTCGCATTTTTTAATCCGGGCAACGACCGAACAGTCTTGTTGACCGGAGCATGGGATCGG ACAATCAAAGCCTGGGACGTTGAG ACAGGGGATCTTCTTTCCACGACGAAAGCACATTCTGATTTCTTGAAAACACTCTTGATTATCCCTCAGCTTAACCTTCTCGTATCTGGATCTTCAGACAAGCACGTTAAGCTTTG GGATCTGAGTGTCTTGACTTCGCCGACTGCACACAATGAATCTCTCGTTCAAATCGGATCGACAACCGGACACACGCGTCCAGTCGAGTGCCTTGCTGTGGACTCGTCAGTTGGTTATCGTCTCTACTCGGCCGATAGCATGGGTGTGATTAAGGCTTGGGAGGTAGAATCGCACCCTGCACCCACCTCCAGCCGTCGTCTAACTCATGTAGGCGATCTCCAAGCCCATACAATGGGCATCACAGATATGTGGGTAGCACATGGTAGAGTCTGGAGCG CATCGACGGATAATACTGTACGCGTCCAATCACTTGAAAAGGAGGCAGTGTCGCACCCCCTCGACCACGCGACGCATGTACGATCGCTGATTCCTCTCCACCTAACGTCAGCGGGCTTGCCCGTCCTTATTACGGGGTCCGCCGCTGGAAGTTTACACATCTGGGATCTTGAATGGACAGGAGACGGCGATGACCCAGCCGTTATTGACGGGAGCGGAGCACATGAATCGGGAATGGTTGACGTACATTCGCATGACGTGAGCGCACTGGCGTTGTGGGTGCGGCAGCCGGCGACCGAATCCGCTATAGAGACCGCAAATGAGGGTAAAGAGTTGCCGCGAGTTAAATCAGTGGAGGCATGGGTTGTTAGTGGAAGTCTAGATGGCACCTTACGAAGATGGCGACTTTCAG ATCTATTAGACGGAAAATATAACACAAATACAGAGGCGGCGGCCGAATCTCAAGTGGACACATCAAGTTCAAAGCCACCTCGAAATCTACCAGACGAAAAATCAAAGGCTTTTACAATGacggaagaagaggagcgtGAATTAGCAGAGTTGATGTCAGATGATGACAGCTAG